From Lemur catta isolate mLemCat1 chromosome 21, mLemCat1.pri, whole genome shotgun sequence, a single genomic window includes:
- the LOC123625601 gene encoding D-dopachrome decarboxylase-like — translation MVSRTLGHPRPHSARSVSAAAASAPVDMPYVELDTNLPADRIPAGLDKRLRVAAAATLGKPADRTNVTVRPGLSMALGGSTEPCAQVVVSSIGVVGTAEQNRGHSARLFEFLTKELALGQDRILIRFLPLEPWQIGKDGTVVTFL, via the exons ATGGTG TCCCGGACCCTTGGACACCCCCGGCCGCACTCCGCTCGTTCTGTCTCCGCCGCGGCCGCCAGCGCTCCTGTGGACATGCCTTACGTTGAGCTGGACACGAACTTGCCCGCCGATCGCATCCCCGCGGGGCTGGACAAACGTCTCCGCGTGGCCGCTGCCGCCACCCTGGGCAAACCTGCGGAC CGCACGAACGTGACGGTGCGTCCGGGCCTGTCCATGGCGCTGGGCGGCTCCACGGAGCCCTGCGCGCAGGTGGTCGTCTCCTCGATTGGCGTGGTGGGCACCGCGGAGCAGAACCGAGGCCACAGCGCTCGCCTCTTCGAGTTCCTCACCAAGGAGCTGGCCCTGGGCCAGGACCG GATCCTTATCCGCTTTTTACCCCTGGAGCCCTGGCAGATTGGCAAGGATGGGACAGTCGTGACTTTTTTGTGA